Proteins from one Microtus pennsylvanicus isolate mMicPen1 chromosome 7, mMicPen1.hap1, whole genome shotgun sequence genomic window:
- the Dnajb12 gene encoding dnaJ homolog subfamily B member 12 isoform X1: protein MESNKDEAERCISIALKAIQSNQTERALRFLEKAQRLYPTPRASDLIESLNQKAQSAGDQPQPTDTSHTTHRKAGGTETPSANGEAGGGESAKGYTSEQVAAVKRVKQCKDYYEILGVSRSASDEDLKKAYRKLALKFHPDKNHAPGATEAFKAIGTAYAVLSNPEKRKQYDQFGDDKSQAARHGHGHGDFHRGFEADISPEDLFNMFFGGGFPSSNVHVYSNGRMRYTYQQRQDRRENQGDGGLGVFVQLMPILILILVSALSQLMVSSPPYSLSPRPSVGHVHKRVTDHLSVTYYVADTFSEEYTGSSLKTVERNVEDDYIANLRNNCWKEKQQKEGLLYRARYFGDTDMYHRAQKMSTPSCSRLSETMKSLENFW, encoded by the exons ATGGAATCCAACAAGGATGAAGCCGAGCGCTGTATCAGCATCGCCCTCAAGGCCATCCAGAGCAACCAGACGGAGCGGGCGCTGCGCTTCCTGGAGAAGGCGCAGCGGCTGTACCCGACGCCGCGAGCCAGCG ATCTGATTGAGTCCCTCAATCAGAAGGCACAGTCTGCTGGTGACCAACCCCAACCCACAGACACATCCCACACCACCCACAGGAAGGCAGGCGGGACCGAAACCCCCTCAGCCAACGGCGAGGCCGGAGGAGGAGAGAGCGCCAAGGGCTACACCTCAGAGCAAGTGGCAGCTGTGAAAAG GGTCAAGCAGTGTAAAGATTACTACGAGATCCTCGGGGTGAGCAGAAGTGCCTCAGACGAGGACCTGAAGAAGGCCTACCGCAAACTGGCCCTCAAATTCCATCCAGACAAGAACCATGCACCTGGTGCCACCGAAGCCTTCAAAG CCATCGGCACAGCATATGCCGTACTCAGCAAcccagagaaaaggaaacagtacGACCAGTTTGGTGACGACAAGAGCCAGGCTGCACGGCACGGCCACGGCCACGGGGACTTCCACCGAGGCTTTGAAGCCGACATCTCCCCTGAAGACCTCTTTAATATGTTCTTTGGTGGTGGCTTTCCTTCCA GTAATGTCCATGTCTACAGCAATGGCCGAATGCGATACACCTACCAGCAGAGGCAGGACCGCAGGGAGAATCAGGGTGAC GGCGGGCTCGGAGTGTTTGTCCAGCTGATGCCCATCCTCATTCTCATCCTGGTGTCCGCGCTCAGCCAGCTCATGGTATCCAGCCCACCCTACAGCCTGAGCCCGAGACC GTCGGTGGGCCATGTCCACAAGCGAGTCACTGACCACCTGAGTGTCACGTACTATGTGGCAGACACCTTTTCCGAAGAATACACGGGCTCCAGCCTCAAAACCGTGGAACGGAATGTGGAAGATGATTATATCGCCAACCTCCGAAACAACTGCTGGAAGGAAAAGCAGcaga AGGAAGGCTTGCTGTACCGGGCCCGCTACTTTGGTGACACAGACATGTACCACAGAGCACAGAAGATGAGCACCCCGAGCTGCAGTCGACTGTCAGAG ACTATGAAATCCCTGGAGAATTTTTGGTGA
- the Dnajb12 gene encoding dnaJ homolog subfamily B member 12 isoform X2 → MESNKDEAERCISIALKAIQSNQTERALRFLEKAQRLYPTPRASDLIESLNQKAQSAGDQPQPTDTSHTTHRKAGGTETPSANGEAGGGESAKGYTSEQVAAVKRVKQCKDYYEILGVSRSASDEDLKKAYRKLALKFHPDKNHAPGATEAFKAIGTAYAVLSNPEKRKQYDQFGDDKSQAARHGHGHGDFHRGFEADISPEDLFNMFFGGGFPSSNVHVYSNGRMRYTYQQRQDRRENQGDGGLGVFVQLMPILILILVSALSQLMVSSPPYSLSPRPSVGHVHKRVTDHLSVTYYVADTFSEEYTGSSLKTVERNVEDDYIANLRNNCWKEKQQKEGLLYRARYFGDTDMYHRAQKMSTPSCSRLSEVQASLHG, encoded by the exons ATGGAATCCAACAAGGATGAAGCCGAGCGCTGTATCAGCATCGCCCTCAAGGCCATCCAGAGCAACCAGACGGAGCGGGCGCTGCGCTTCCTGGAGAAGGCGCAGCGGCTGTACCCGACGCCGCGAGCCAGCG ATCTGATTGAGTCCCTCAATCAGAAGGCACAGTCTGCTGGTGACCAACCCCAACCCACAGACACATCCCACACCACCCACAGGAAGGCAGGCGGGACCGAAACCCCCTCAGCCAACGGCGAGGCCGGAGGAGGAGAGAGCGCCAAGGGCTACACCTCAGAGCAAGTGGCAGCTGTGAAAAG GGTCAAGCAGTGTAAAGATTACTACGAGATCCTCGGGGTGAGCAGAAGTGCCTCAGACGAGGACCTGAAGAAGGCCTACCGCAAACTGGCCCTCAAATTCCATCCAGACAAGAACCATGCACCTGGTGCCACCGAAGCCTTCAAAG CCATCGGCACAGCATATGCCGTACTCAGCAAcccagagaaaaggaaacagtacGACCAGTTTGGTGACGACAAGAGCCAGGCTGCACGGCACGGCCACGGCCACGGGGACTTCCACCGAGGCTTTGAAGCCGACATCTCCCCTGAAGACCTCTTTAATATGTTCTTTGGTGGTGGCTTTCCTTCCA GTAATGTCCATGTCTACAGCAATGGCCGAATGCGATACACCTACCAGCAGAGGCAGGACCGCAGGGAGAATCAGGGTGAC GGCGGGCTCGGAGTGTTTGTCCAGCTGATGCCCATCCTCATTCTCATCCTGGTGTCCGCGCTCAGCCAGCTCATGGTATCCAGCCCACCCTACAGCCTGAGCCCGAGACC GTCGGTGGGCCATGTCCACAAGCGAGTCACTGACCACCTGAGTGTCACGTACTATGTGGCAGACACCTTTTCCGAAGAATACACGGGCTCCAGCCTCAAAACCGTGGAACGGAATGTGGAAGATGATTATATCGCCAACCTCCGAAACAACTGCTGGAAGGAAAAGCAGcaga AGGAAGGCTTGCTGTACCGGGCCCGCTACTTTGGTGACACAGACATGTACCACAGAGCACAGAAGATGAGCACCCCGAGCTGCAGTCGACTGTCAGAGGTGCAGGCCTCCCTGCATGGATAG